The Choristoneura fumiferana chromosome 10, NRCan_CFum_1, whole genome shotgun sequence genome has a segment encoding these proteins:
- the LOC141431905 gene encoding cytochrome P450 6B2-like, translated as MFLILGIAAVVLFLLYIYGTSNFDHWEKRGVIYEKPIPYFGNFMPVYLQQISSAEFFQNLYRKYPNEKYVGMFLATKPTLVIRDPELIKNILSTDFYHFYSRAILPHRTVIEPVLRNLFFAEGDLWRLLRQRMTPAFTTSKLKAMFPLIVSTAEKLQGLAADAARTGAEVDVRDLMARFTTDFIGIVGFGVEGDAINDENSIFRQMGKRIFTITKTDALRNMAKMMFPNLFKDLKFFVPMIEDNIMAIMKSVMKDRNFKPSGRNDFIDLLMDLKQKGKISVESIEHRNEDGTAARAELELDDFIMVGQLFLFFAAGFETSSSATSFTLHQLAFHPEAQRRCHEEIDEVLSLYDNKLCYDAITEMKYLEMCFKEGMRIFPSLGFLKRRCEKAYKVPDSDLVIEKDVNIIIPVQALQNDEKHFEEPENFIPERFHPDNVTFHKYAYLPFGLGPRACIGERLGHMQSLAGLAALLSNFSLEPSKNSLRHPISNPTATVTQSILNGLPLKLVERKKNL; from the exons ATGTTCCTCATTCTGGGTATTGCAGCGGTTGTACTATTTCTGCTCTACATTTATGGTACAAGTAATTTTGACCACTGGGAGAAAAGGGGTGTCATATATGAAAAGCCTATACCTTACTTTGGCAACTTTATGCCGGTATACTTGCaacaaatcagttcagcggAATTCTTCCAGAATTTGTACAGGAAATATCCAAACGAGAAATATGTTGGTATGTTCCTTGCGACCAAGCCAACACTGGTAATTCGGGACCCTGAACTGATTAAGAATATTCTGTCGACCGATTTTTACCACTTCTATTCGAGGGCTATCCTTCCGCACAGGACTGTTATAGAGCCAGTATTGAGGAACTTATTCTTCGCCGAAGGAGATCTCTGGAGGCTGCTTAGGCAGAGAATGACTCCGGCGTTCACGACCAGTAAGCTGAAGGCGATGTTTCCTTTGATTGTGTCAACAGCTGAGAAGTTGCAGGGTCTCGCGGCAGACGCGGCGCGGACCGGGGCCGAAGTGGACGTGCGGGACCTGATGGCACGGTTTACCACCGATTTCATCGGCATCGTTGGCTTCGGCGTCGAAGGCGATGCCATCAACGATGAAAACTCTATATTCCGTCAAATGGGTAAAAGAATATTCACTATCACAAAAACTGATGCGCTCAGAAACATGGCAAAGATGATGTTCCCTAATCTATTCAAAGATTTGAAATTTTTCGTGCCCATGATCGAAGACAACATCATGGCTATTATGAAGAGCGTGATGAAAGATAGGAACTTTAAACCGTCAGGGAGGAATGACTTTATAGATCTGTTGATGGATTTAAAGCAAAAGGGTAAGATTTCGGTTGAGTCTATTGAGCACAGGAATGAGGACGGAACAGCAGCGAGAGCGGAGTTGGAGCTGGACGACTTTATAATGGTAGGGCAGCTTTTTTTGTTCTTCGCGGCGGGTTTTGAGACGTCATCGTCTGCGACAAGCTTCACGCTGCACCAACTGGCCTTCCACCCGGAAGCGCAGCGCCGCTGCCATGAGGAAATTGACGAAGTACTCAGCCTATATGATAACAAACTGTGCTATGATGCTATCACAGAGATGAAATATTTGGAAATGTGTTTCAA AGAAGGTATGCGAATTTTCCCTTCCTTGGGCTTCCTCAAGAGAAGATGCGAGAAAGCCTACAAGGTTCCGGACTCAGATTTAGTAATTGAGAAAGATGTGAACATAATAATCCCGGTGCAAGCGTTGCAGAATGACGAGAAGCATTTCGAGGAGCCCGAAAACTTCATCCCGGAGCGATTTCACCCGGACAATGTCACGTTCCATAAATATGCGTACTTGCCTTTTGGTTTAGGACCCAGAGCTTGTATAG gtgAGCGACTAGGCCACATGCAGTCATTGGCCGGATTAGCAGCATTACTGAGCAATTTTTCTCTGGAACCCAGCAAAAACTCATTACGCCACCCCATTTCCAATCCTACGGCCACAGTCACCCAGTCTATCTTGAATGGACTACCTCTCAAACTGGTCGAAAGGAAAAAGAATTTATAA